GCCGGTGTTCGGCAACCCGACCGGCATCACCTACTCCTGGGAGACGGTGCGCCGGCTGGTGCAGATGCAGACCGCCGCACCGGATTTCCGGCTGTTCTGGGACAACGCCTACGCGGTGCACACCCTGACCGCCGAGTTCCCCCACCAGGTCGACGTGCTGGGCCTGGCCGCCGCCGCCGGCAACCCGAACCGGCCCTACGTGTTCGCCTCCACCTCGAAGATCACCTTCGCCGGCGCCGGGGTCAGCTTCTTCGGCGGCTCGCTGGGCAACGTCGCCTGGTACCTGCAGTACGCCGGCAAGAAATCGATCGGCCCGGACAAGGTCAACCAGCTGCGTCACCTGCGGTTCTTCGGCGACGCCGACGGGGTCCGGCTGCACATGCGCCGCCACCAGGAGATCCTGGCGCCGAAATTCGCGCTGGCCGCCGAGATCCTCGAAGAACGGCTCGGCTCGGGCTCTGGGGCCAAGATCGCGTCGTGGACCGACCCCAAGGGCGGCTACTTCATCAGCCTCGACGTGCTGCCCGGCACCGCGCGGCGCACCGTCGCGCTGGCCAAAGACGCCGGCATCGCGGTCACCGAGGCCGGTGCATCGTTCCCCTACCGCAAGGACCCGGAGGACAAGAACATCCGGATCGCCCCGTCGTTCCCGTCGCTGGACGACCTGCGCAACGCCGTCGACGGCCTGGCCACCTGCGCGCTGCTGGCCGCCGCCGAGTCGATGCTGGCCTGACGCGGCCATTCCAGCCGATGGCGGCCTTCGGCGAGCCGGCGGGCTGTTAAATGGGGAAGTCGCGTCAGGGAGCTCGTCGAAAAGCTGGAGGCCCGCGGAATGGCGATCACGGTCAGATACCTGGGCCCTGCGGTGCTGGCGATATCCCTTTGCGGCCAGGTCCTCGCCGGGTTCACCCCGAGCCGGGCGGATCCGGCGGTCGATCACTCGTCGGTGCAGGCGGTGGACACCGGGTCCGAGGCGGTCCGACCGTTGCCGGCCCCGATCGCCGATGCACTCGACGTCTTCCGGCGCCAAGCTGCTGACGCCGCGCTGGGGAATCCGGTGATGTACGGCGACGGCCAGTGTTATCCGCTCATCCAGGCCTACATACAGGCGGCCGGCTATGGATGGCGCAATCGAGACCCCAGCGGCAACGCCTTCGATCTCTACGAGCATTTCGCCACCAATGGCCTGGGGCAATACTTCGAACAGGTCCCGTTCGCCGGTGGCGCCAATGCGCCGCAGGTCGGGGACATCGTCGTCTACGGCCCCGGTGGGTACGTCAGCCAGTACGGGCACGCCGGGGTGGTCACAGCCGTCCGCGGCAGCGGCCCCGCATTCCAGTACGAGACGGCCGACCAGAACTCCGGCGGGCGGTTGTTCGTGACGTTGAACTGGCGTGACTTCAGCCCCGCGTACAACACCTTGGGCTATCTGCGCCCGAAGCTCTAGCCCGCTGTCTGCCTGGCCTGCACCGTCGTCGGCCCGAGCAAGTAACCTGCTGGCGTGGCGCTCTACCGCAAATACCGGCCGGCAACGTTCGCCGAAGTGGTGGGGCAGGAGCACGTCACCGAACCACTGTGCACCGCGTTGTCGGCGGGCCGGATCAACCACGCCTACCTGTTCTCCGGGCCGCGTGGCTGCGGCAAGACCTCGTCGGCGCGCATCCTGGCCCGCTCGCTGAACTGCGCCGAGGGCCCCACTCCTACGCCCTGCGGGACCTGCGACTCGTGCGTGGCACTGGCCCCCAACGGCCCGGGCAGCATCGACGTCGTCGAACTCGACGCTGCCAGCCACGGCGGGGTCGACGACACCCGAGACCTGCGGGACCGGGCCTTTTACGCACCGGCTCAGTCGCGCTACCGGATCTTCATCATCGACGAAGCGCACATGGTGACCACCGCGGGATTCAACGCGCTGCTCAAGATCGTCGAGGAGCCGCCCGATCACCTGATCTTCGTGTTCGCCACCACCGAGCCGGAGAAGGTGCTGCCGACCATCCGGTCGCGCACCCACCACTACCCGTTCCGGCTGCTGGCGCCGCGGACCATGCGTGAGCTGATCGGGCGGATCTGCGAGCAGGAGCACGTCGTCGTCGACGACGCGGTCTACCCGCTGGTGATCCGCGCCGGCGGCGGCTCGCCACGCGACACCCTGTCGGTGCTCGATCAGTTGCTGGCCGGCTCGGAGCCGATGCCCGGCAGCTCCGACATCAGCCACGTCCACTACCAGCGGGCGCTGGGCCTGCTGGGCGCCACCGACGTCGCCCTGATCGACGACGCGGTCGACGCGCTGGCCGCCGGAGATGCCGCGTCGGTATTCGGAGCCGTCGAAGCCGTCGTTGATGCCGGCCATGACCCACGCCGGTTCGCCATCGACCTGCTGGAGCGGTTCCGCGACCTGATCGTGCTGCAGGCGGTCCCCGACGCGGTGGCCAAGGGCGTGGTCGATGCGCCGGAGGACATCCTGGAACGGATGCAAGAGCAGGCCGCCCGCCTCGGCTCGGCCACCCTGGCCCGCTACGCCGAGGTGGTGCACGCCGGGCTCGGCGAGATGCGCGGCGCGACGGCTCCGCGGCTGCTGCTGGAGGTGGTGTGCGCCCGGCTGCTGCTGCCCTCGGCCGCCGACACCGAAGCCGCGCTGCTGCAGCGCATAGAGCGCATCGAGAGCCGGCTGGACATGTCGATCCCGGGCGCGGCCGCACGGCCGGCAGCCGACACCGGGGCGCCCAGCAAGCAGTTCACCCGCCGCTCCCGGGCCGCCGAGCCGGCCGGCACGCCGCAGCCCGCGCCCGAGCCGCCGCCCGCGCCGGTGCCGCAGCCCGCGCCGGTACCCGAGGTGGTGCCAGGGGCGGCACCCGAGCGTCAGGCCGCTTCCGAGCCCGAACCCGAGCCCGCTGCGCCACCTGAGCCCGAGCCCGCTCCGCCGGCGCCGGAACCCGCCGCGCCACCGCCGGCTCCCGCCGCGGCGGCCCCGGGAGAACCCGACGTCGCCGCCGTGCGCGCGATGTGGACGACGGTGCGCGACAAGGTCCGTCAGCGCAGCCGCACCACCGAGGTGATGCTGGCGGGGGCAACCGTGCGTGCCGTGGACGGCAGCACCCTGGTGCTGACCCACGAGTCGGCGCCGCTGGCCAAGCGGCTGTGCGAACAGCGCAACGCCGACGTCATCGTCGAGGCGCTCAAGGACGCCCTCGGGGTGAACTGGCGGGTGCGCTGTGAGGCCGGGGCGCCGGTGCCCGAGACCCCGTCGCCCGCCGCGCCCGCCCCGATCCCCGCGGACGTGGAACGGCAAGCCGACGAGGAGGCCATGCTGGCCGAGGCGGAGGCCGAACGCTCCGACCCGGCACCGCGCCGTGACCCCGAAGAGGCGGCCCTGGAGCTGTTGCAGAGCGAGCTGGGTGCCCGCCGCATCGGCGGGGACTGAGCGATGACGGAGTCCACCGGTTGCGCCGTCATCGGCGGCGGCCCGGCCGGAATGGTGCTGGCGCTGCTGCTGGCCCGCGCCGGTGTCGAGGTGACGCTGCTGGAGAAGCACGCCGACTTCCTCCGCGACTTCCGCGGCGACACCGTGCATCCCACCACGCTGCGACTGCTCGACGAGCTCGGACTGTGGGACCGTTTCACAAAGCTGTCGCACAGCGAGATCCACCAGGTCAGCCTCGACGTGGCCGGGCGTGGCGTCACGGTGGTCGACTTCGGGCGGCTGCGGGGTCAGCCGCACCCCTACATCGCGATGGTGCCGCAGTGGGATCTGCTCAACCTACTCGCCGAATCCGCCCAGACAGAGCCGACTTTCACGCTGCGGATGCAGACGGAGGTCACCGGCCTGCTGCACGAGAACGGCCGGGTCGTCGGGGTGCGCTATCAGGGCCCCGATGGCCCCGGCGAACTTCGCGCCGGCCTCACGGTGGCCTGCGATGGCCGGTGGTCGATCGCCCGGCAAGAAGCCGGCCTGACTTCACGCGAGTTTCCGGTGGACTTCGACGTGTGGTGGTTCCGCCTGCCCAACGACGGCGACGCCGCGCCGACGCTGCTGCCGCGACTGGGGCCGGGCCGCGCTGCGATCATGATCCCGCGGCAGGGCTACTTCCAGGTCGCCTACCTCGGGCTGAAGGGCGGCGACGCGGCGCTGCGGGCACGCGGCATCGACGCGTTTCGGCGCGAGGTCATCGAATTCGTTCCGGAGGTCGCCGATTCGGTCCAGGCACTGCGCAGCCTGGACGACGTCAAACACCTTGATGTGCGGGTGAATCGGCTGCGGCGCTGGAGCGTCGACGGATTACTGTGCATCGGCGACGCCGCACACGCGATGTCGCCGGTGGGCGGCGTCGGCATCAACCTGGCGGTGCAGGACGCGGTGGCCGCCGCGACCATCCTGGCCGAGCCGCTGCGCCGAGGGCGGGTGACCGAGCGTGATCTGGCGGCCGTGCAACGGCGCCGGATGCTGCCCACCGTCGTCACCCAGTCGGTTCAGCGGGTGCTGCACCGCGGTCTGACTCCGATCCTGCGTGGTAAAAACCTCAGCCCGCCGGCGGCTTTCGGCGCCGTCGTCGCCAAACTGCCCTGGCTCGCCGCCATTCCGGCCTACCTGGTCGGCGTCGGGGTGCGCCCGGAGCGGGCGCCGTCATTCGCCCGGCGCTAGCGGTCAGGGGGTCAGGGTCGCCACCACGGCCGCAGCGGCAGACCGCCGTCGCCGCCGTGGTCGCTCAGCTTGGCAGCCAGCACGTGATGCAACTGAATCGCGTTGTGCTCGAAACCCAGCCGGGAACCGGCCATGTACAGCCCCCACACCTTGGCGGTGGCCAGCCCGACCTCGGCGACGGCCTCGTCCCAGTGCGCCACCAGATTGGCGCACCAGTCTCGCAGCGTCAGCTCGTAGTGGTGCCGGATGTTCTCGGAATGCAACACCTCCATGCCGGCGTCCTGGATCTCACTGATGATGCGTCCCGACCCGGCCAGCTCGCCGTCGGGGAACACGTAGCGGTCGATGAAGTCGCCCGCGGTCGGGTTCGAGGTGTTGTCCCGCCGGGTGATGCAGTGATTGAGCAGCAGCCCGCCGGTGCGCAGCTTGGACTTGAGGAAACCGAAGTACTCGGGGTAGTTGGCGACACCGATGTGCTCCGTCATCCCGATCGAGGAGACGGCGTCGAACTCGGACTCCCCGACGTCGCGGTAGTCGCAGTGGCGTACCTCGGCCAGATCGGTCAGGCCGTCCTCGGCGATCGCGCGCTGCGCCCATCGGGCCTGCTCGGCGGAGAGCGTCGCGCCGATGGCGCGCACCCCGTGCCGCGCCGCGTAACGCACCATGCCGCCCCAGCCGCACCCCACATCGAGCAGCAGGTCGCCAGGACGCAGCTGCAGCTTGTCGAAGACCAACCGGTACTTGTTCTCCTGGGCCTGCTCCAGTGTCGCGTCCGGGCTCGGGTAGACCGCGCAGGTATAGGTCATCGACGGCCCGAGCACCCACTCGTAGAACGCGTTGGAGACGTCGTAGTGATGGTGGATGGCCTCGGCATCCCGGGACTTACTGTGCCGCAACCCTTCTGCCACGCGCCGCCAGCGCGGACGGGCCTCCTGCGGCGGCGGCGCTATCGGCACCAGGTGCTCGATACCGATCGAGCGGACGATGTTGGCCAGCACCCGCGGCGACGGCCGCTTGAAGTGCAGCTCGTCGGCGAGCGCCTTGAGCAGTAGGTACGGGTCCCCGGGGTGCACGCCGTGCGCCTCCAGATCCCCGGCGACGTAGGCGCGGGCCATGCCCAGATCACCCGGAGCGGTGGCCAGATAGGTGGTGCCGCGCGGTGTCAGCAGGTCCAGGCCCAGGGGGGCGTCGTCGGGCCCGGTGCTGCTGCCGTCGTAGGCGGTGAAGCGCAGCGGCAGGTGGCCGTCGGTGGCCAGGGTCTCCAGCACCTCCGCCAGACTGAGCCTGCCGGTGCGCGCCTGTTCTTTGTAGGTGGTCATCGTCGTCGTACCGCCTTGTCGTAGAGGTCCAGCAGCCGCGAGTCGGGGTCGTAGGTCTTTTTGACCGCGCGATAGGTTTCACCGCCGTAGAGCGCGTCAAACTCCGCGGGGGTGTAGTAGGCGTCGGAGTACAGCGACTTGTGGCCCTCGAGTTCGCTCACCTTGGCCTCGATCAGCCGGTTGGTGGCCCCCTCGGTGGCACCGGCCGGGACCGAGGACCAGAACCCGACGTTGACGTAGGTGTGGTTGGGCCGGATCGGGTACAGCGGCCAGTCCTCGCCGTGGCGCAGCCGCAGCGGGCACAGCCACACCGGCTCGATCGGCACATGGGCGAAGAACCAGTCCAAGAATTCCTCGCAGCGCTTCAGCGGCACCTCGATGTCCTGCACCACCCGTTCGCGCGGCGGCCGGCCGTGGCGTTTCTCGATCCGGTCGGCGATGGAGAACCGCTGGTCGTAGCCGATCAGCTTCCAGTAGAAACTGCTCCGCCGGTAGCGCCGCGGCCACCAGCGCCGCACCAGCGGGTTCTGCGCCCCGAAAGCTCGTGAGCACCAGAACCAGTCGGTGTCCCAGCGCCACAGGTAGTCGTGGATGGTCAGCCGGTCGTCTTTGATCCCCTGGGCGTGCTGGATGGAGCGGTAGTAGACGTGCTGGCCGGTGTAGTCACTGACGGGGCCCGGGGTGTCGGTCTCGATGCCGACGCACAGATAGCTCTCGGCGGGGGAGAACACCACACCGTCGAGGTAGTCCACCGCAACGCCGTCGAGCCCACCGGTGTCGATGATCCGGTCCATCGTCGCGACCAGATCACCCAGGGAATCGAACCGGATGTGCCGCAACGCCACGAACGGCTTGACCGCCTCCAGCTCGATCCGCAGTCGTGTCGAATACCCCAGCGTGCCGTAGGAATTCGGAAACGCCCGGAACAGGTCCTCATGCCGGTCCCGCGAAATCGTCAGCAGCTCTCCAGCGCCGGTGAGAACGTCCATCTCCAGCACCGATTCATGCGGCAGGCCGTTGCGGAACGACGCCGACTCGATTCCCAGTCCGGACACCGCGCCGCCGAGCGTGATCGTCTTGAGCTGCGGAACCACCAGCGGCGCAAACCCATACGGCAGGGTGGCGGCGACCAGGTCTTCGTAGGTGCACATGCCTTCGACGTCGGCGGTGCGGTTCTCCAGATCGATGCCGATGACACCCGTCAGGCCCGAGGTGTCCAAGCCCGGCGCATCACGTTTGGTGCGCGCCCGGAACAGATTCGAGGTGGCTTTGGCCAGCCGGACCGATGCGGTGGGGGGAATCGCCCGGTAGCTGTCCAGCAGTCGTCGCACCCCGCGTGTGTGGGATGTCGGTGCGTCAGCCGGCCGAACGGACATCACCTCCCACGCTAGCGGCGGATCGCCTACCATGCACCCGACGCGGCCGGGTCTACGGTGTCGAAGCCTGGCTGCTCAGGAATCCGGCGACACCGCGGGCGACGGCATCGGCGTAGCGCTGTCGGCCGGCCGGACTCTCCATCAGGGCCGCGTCGGCGGGATTCTTCATATTGCCCAGCTCGACCAGGATCGACGGGTATTCGGCCAGGTTCAGCCCGGCCAGATCGGCGCGTCCCTTCAAGCCGTCGTTGCCGATGTAGGTGGCCGGCGGAATGCCCGCGGCCTGCAACTGGCCGCGCATCACGTGGGCGAATCGGACCGCCGGGCCCTCCTGTGCCGGATTGAGCGGCGGCGCCGAGTAGTTGACGTGGAACCCGCGGCCGGCGGCCGGGCCGCCGTCGGCGTGGATGGACACGATGGCACTGGGATGCAGCGCATTGGCCATCGCGGCGCGGGCGTCGACGCACGGTGCCGGCCCGTTGTCGTCGCCCCGCGACATCGCCGTGCGGACCCCCGCCGAGTTGAGGGCCTGGCGGATCCGCAGGGTGGTGTCCCAGGCGAAGCTGTGCTCGGGATAACCGGAGTCGGTCGCGGTGCCGCTGGTCTGGCAGTTCTTGGTGCCGCCTCGACCGTTGGGCACCTGACGTGACAGCGCGGCGGGGTCGCCGGCGCCACTGTGCCCGGGATCGAGGAACACGATCATCCCGGCGATGCTGCCGGGGGCGGCCGATGACAACGGGGCGCTCGGCAGTGCGGCGGCCACCACCAGGCCGGTGGTGATCGCGACACCGACACGCCAGAGAACTGATACGCGCACGCCGCCACCGTAGGCCGGCGCCGACTACGCTGGGAATCTCACACGCACCGGGTCTCCAGCTGAAACCAAGCCGCAACCGAGTCGAGACCACACACGACAACGCAAGGGGAGTGTCATGCAACCAGGAGGCCCGCCCGACATGTCGGCGTTGCTGGCCCAGGCCCAACAGATGCAGCAGCGACTGCTGGCCGCGCAGCAGGAGCTGGCCGCCACCGAGGTGCACGGCGAAGCCGGCGGCGGCCTGGTCAAGGTCACCTCCAATGGCAGCGGTGAGGTGCTCGGCGTGCAGATCGACCCGAAGGTCGTCGACCCCGACGACATCGAGACCCTGCAAGACCTGCTGGTGGGAGCGCTCGCCGACGCGTCGAAGAAGGCGCACACCCTGGCCCAGGAGCGGCTCTCCCCGCTCGCCGGTGGCATGGGCAACGCGCTCGGCATGCCGGGGGCCTAGGTGTTTGAGGGTCCGGTCCAGG
This is a stretch of genomic DNA from Mycolicibacter terrae. It encodes these proteins:
- a CDS encoding aminotransferase class I/II-fold pyridoxal phosphate-dependent enzyme, whose product is MSLQSLNRADLTAQYERYQRDYAELQAKKLTLDLTRGKPAPEQLDLANGLLALPGPEDYRDDGGTDTRNYGGLHGLPELRAIFGELLGIAVPNLIAGNNASLEFMHDVVVYSMMHGGVDSPRPWSQEPSVKFLCPVPGYDRHFAITETMGIEMISVPMREDGPDVDMIEELVAADPAIKGMWTVPVFGNPTGITYSWETVRRLVQMQTAAPDFRLFWDNAYAVHTLTAEFPHQVDVLGLAAAAGNPNRPYVFASTSKITFAGAGVSFFGGSLGNVAWYLQYAGKKSIGPDKVNQLRHLRFFGDADGVRLHMRRHQEILAPKFALAAEILEERLGSGSGAKIASWTDPKGGYFISLDVLPGTARRTVALAKDAGIAVTEAGASFPYRKDPEDKNIRIAPSFPSLDDLRNAVDGLATCALLAAAESMLA
- a CDS encoding CHAP domain-containing protein, giving the protein MAITVRYLGPAVLAISLCGQVLAGFTPSRADPAVDHSSVQAVDTGSEAVRPLPAPIADALDVFRRQAADAALGNPVMYGDGQCYPLIQAYIQAAGYGWRNRDPSGNAFDLYEHFATNGLGQYFEQVPFAGGANAPQVGDIVVYGPGGYVSQYGHAGVVTAVRGSGPAFQYETADQNSGGRLFVTLNWRDFSPAYNTLGYLRPKL
- a CDS encoding DNA polymerase III subunits gamma/tau; the encoded protein is MALYRKYRPATFAEVVGQEHVTEPLCTALSAGRINHAYLFSGPRGCGKTSSARILARSLNCAEGPTPTPCGTCDSCVALAPNGPGSIDVVELDAASHGGVDDTRDLRDRAFYAPAQSRYRIFIIDEAHMVTTAGFNALLKIVEEPPDHLIFVFATTEPEKVLPTIRSRTHHYPFRLLAPRTMRELIGRICEQEHVVVDDAVYPLVIRAGGGSPRDTLSVLDQLLAGSEPMPGSSDISHVHYQRALGLLGATDVALIDDAVDALAAGDAASVFGAVEAVVDAGHDPRRFAIDLLERFRDLIVLQAVPDAVAKGVVDAPEDILERMQEQAARLGSATLARYAEVVHAGLGEMRGATAPRLLLEVVCARLLLPSAADTEAALLQRIERIESRLDMSIPGAAARPAADTGAPSKQFTRRSRAAEPAGTPQPAPEPPPAPVPQPAPVPEVVPGAAPERQAASEPEPEPAAPPEPEPAPPAPEPAAPPPAPAAAAPGEPDVAAVRAMWTTVRDKVRQRSRTTEVMLAGATVRAVDGSTLVLTHESAPLAKRLCEQRNADVIVEALKDALGVNWRVRCEAGAPVPETPSPAAPAPIPADVERQADEEAMLAEAEAERSDPAPRRDPEEAALELLQSELGARRIGGD
- a CDS encoding FAD-dependent oxidoreductase, coding for MTESTGCAVIGGGPAGMVLALLLARAGVEVTLLEKHADFLRDFRGDTVHPTTLRLLDELGLWDRFTKLSHSEIHQVSLDVAGRGVTVVDFGRLRGQPHPYIAMVPQWDLLNLLAESAQTEPTFTLRMQTEVTGLLHENGRVVGVRYQGPDGPGELRAGLTVACDGRWSIARQEAGLTSREFPVDFDVWWFRLPNDGDAAPTLLPRLGPGRAAIMIPRQGYFQVAYLGLKGGDAALRARGIDAFRREVIEFVPEVADSVQALRSLDDVKHLDVRVNRLRRWSVDGLLCIGDAAHAMSPVGGVGINLAVQDAVAAATILAEPLRRGRVTERDLAAVQRRRMLPTVVTQSVQRVLHRGLTPILRGKNLSPPAAFGAVVAKLPWLAAIPAYLVGVGVRPERAPSFARR
- a CDS encoding class I SAM-dependent methyltransferase — translated: MTTYKEQARTGRLSLAEVLETLATDGHLPLRFTAYDGSSTGPDDAPLGLDLLTPRGTTYLATAPGDLGMARAYVAGDLEAHGVHPGDPYLLLKALADELHFKRPSPRVLANIVRSIGIEHLVPIAPPPQEARPRWRRVAEGLRHSKSRDAEAIHHHYDVSNAFYEWVLGPSMTYTCAVYPSPDATLEQAQENKYRLVFDKLQLRPGDLLLDVGCGWGGMVRYAARHGVRAIGATLSAEQARWAQRAIAEDGLTDLAEVRHCDYRDVGESEFDAVSSIGMTEHIGVANYPEYFGFLKSKLRTGGLLLNHCITRRDNTSNPTAGDFIDRYVFPDGELAGSGRIISEIQDAGMEVLHSENIRHHYELTLRDWCANLVAHWDEAVAEVGLATAKVWGLYMAGSRLGFEHNAIQLHHVLAAKLSDHGGDGGLPLRPWWRP
- a CDS encoding FAD-binding oxidoreductase, yielding MSVRPADAPTSHTRGVRRLLDSYRAIPPTASVRLAKATSNLFRARTKRDAPGLDTSGLTGVIGIDLENRTADVEGMCTYEDLVAATLPYGFAPLVVPQLKTITLGGAVSGLGIESASFRNGLPHESVLEMDVLTGAGELLTISRDRHEDLFRAFPNSYGTLGYSTRLRIELEAVKPFVALRHIRFDSLGDLVATMDRIIDTGGLDGVAVDYLDGVVFSPAESYLCVGIETDTPGPVSDYTGQHVYYRSIQHAQGIKDDRLTIHDYLWRWDTDWFWCSRAFGAQNPLVRRWWPRRYRRSSFYWKLIGYDQRFSIADRIEKRHGRPPRERVVQDIEVPLKRCEEFLDWFFAHVPIEPVWLCPLRLRHGEDWPLYPIRPNHTYVNVGFWSSVPAGATEGATNRLIEAKVSELEGHKSLYSDAYYTPAEFDALYGGETYRAVKKTYDPDSRLLDLYDKAVRRR
- a CDS encoding Rv3717 family N-acetylmuramoyl-L-alanine amidase encodes the protein MRVSVLWRVGVAITTGLVVAAALPSAPLSSAAPGSIAGMIVFLDPGHSGAGDPAALSRQVPNGRGGTKNCQTSGTATDSGYPEHSFAWDTTLRIRQALNSAGVRTAMSRGDDNGPAPCVDARAAMANALHPSAIVSIHADGGPAAGRGFHVNYSAPPLNPAQEGPAVRFAHVMRGQLQAAGIPPATYIGNDGLKGRADLAGLNLAEYPSILVELGNMKNPADAALMESPAGRQRYADAVARGVAGFLSSQASTP
- a CDS encoding YbaB/EbfC family nucleoid-associated protein yields the protein MQPGGPPDMSALLAQAQQMQQRLLAAQQELAATEVHGEAGGGLVKVTSNGSGEVLGVQIDPKVVDPDDIETLQDLLVGALADASKKAHTLAQERLSPLAGGMGNALGMPGA